In a genomic window of Vicia villosa cultivar HV-30 ecotype Madison, WI unplaced genomic scaffold, Vvil1.0 ctg.001650F_1_1, whole genome shotgun sequence:
- the LOC131636160 gene encoding aspartic proteinase CDR1-like, with the protein MSHFSSFIVIFFCISCSIVTSNAINSGFSIELIHRDSYKSPLYNPTQTKSQRIFNALHRSINRANYMNKEYSPFKNKFESSLSYNPEGDYFLSYLVGTPPFKVYGLLDTGSNFIWLQCKPCNICYNQTSPIFNPSKSSTYQNISCFSKTCKSLDSVESTSCSKDDNVCEYAIEYGYGTKSQGDVSFETITLNSTSGSIVSFPKLTIGCGHTNILSWENKGPSSGIIGFGKGPTSFIKQLGSLIDDKFSHCLIDNEDYQNSNLSSKLSFGAAAIVSGDLVVSTPMIKMVGNNQKDYYYLNLKAFSVGKKRIKYRGFKNEGVNASTHNILVDSGSPLTILPRNFYYRLESAVKKVVKLERFQDDTDEYKLCYKTTSEQSNFPVLTMHFSGADVKLYSNGVFLSLSERVKCFAFYPSDYGLGLLGNKAVMNHLVGYDLKNNIMSFKPIDCSKY; encoded by the coding sequence ATGtcacatttttcatcttttattgttattttcttttgCATTTCTTGCTCAATAGTTACTTCTAATGCTATAAATAGTGGTTTTAGTATCGAGCTCATTCATCGTGATTCTTATAAATCCCCACTTTACAATCCTACACAAACTAAGTCACAACGTATTTTCAATGCTCTTCATCGTTCTATCAATCGAGCAAACTATATGAATAAAGAATATTctccttttaaaaataaatttgagtCATCTTTATCCTATAATCCCGAAGGTGATTATTTCCTGAGTTATTTGGTCGGTACCCCACCATTTAAAGTATATGGTCTTCTTGATACAGGTAGTAACTTCATTTGGCTTCAATGCAAGCCTTGTAATATATGTTACAACCAAACCTCTCCCATTTTCAATCCTTCTAAATCTTCAACTTACCAAAATATTTCATGCTTTTCTAAAACATGCAAATCTCTCGATTCTGTGGAATCTACATCTTGTTCTAAAGATGACAATGTGTGTGAATATGCAATTGAATATGGCTATGGTACAAAGTCACAAGGAGATGTTAGTTTCGAGACTATTACATTAAATTCCACTTCCGGATCTATTGTCTCATTTCCGAAACTTACGATAGGATGTGGACACACTAATATTTTGTCGTGGGAGAATAAAGGGCCAAGTTCTGGTATAATTGGCTTTGGAAAGGGGCCGACATCCTTTATAAAGCAATTAGGATCTTTAATTGATGATAAGTTCTCCCATTGCTTAATTGACAATGAGGATTATCAAAATTCTAATTTATCTAGCAAGCTAAGTTTTGGAGCTGCTGCAATAGTGTCGGGGGATTTGGTTGTTTCAACTCCTATGATCAAAATGGTAGGAAACAACCaaaaagattattattatttaaatttaaaagcaTTTAGTGTGggaaaaaaaagaataaagtATAGAGGATTTAAAAACGAAGGAGTAAATGCCTCTACGCATAACATCTTAGTTGATAGTGGCTCACCTCTAACTATATTACCACGTAATTTTTATTATAGATTGGAATCTGCGGTTAAAAAAGTTGTTAAACTAGAGCGATTTCAAGATGATACTGATGAATATAAACTCTGTTATAAAACTACATCCGAACAATCAAACTTTCCTGTACTTACTATGCATTTTAGTGGCGCAGATGTAAAGTTATATTCTAATGGAGTCTTTCTGTCTTTGTCTGAGAGGGTTAAATGTTTCGCTTTTTATCCAAGTGATTATGGATTAGGCCTGTTAGGAAACAAGGCAGTGATGAACCATTTGGTTGGATATGATCTCAAAAACAATATTATGTCGTTCAAACCTATTGATTGTTCTAAGTATTGA